The genomic window GCGGCTTTCGATCACCGTCACCGCGGACGACCGGCCGGACAGGGTGAAGCTCGTGACCGAGTACGGAATCGCCGCGACGACGACGGAGGTGAGCTGATCGATGGCCGGCGATTCGGTCTCGACGCTGATCCTGTTCATCGCCGCGATGCTCGTCGCGGCCGGGGTCGCGGGGACGCTCGTGACCAACGTCAACGATATCAGCAACTCGATCGACACCTACAGCGGCGACGTCAGGGACCAGATCGACACCGACATCGAGATAATCAGCGACCCGGGCAGCGACGCGGTGTACAACGGGACCGAGGAGGCCGTCACGGTCCTCGTCAAGAACACCGGCGAGAAGACGCTCGCGAGCGACGGGAGCGATCTGGACGTGCTACTCAACGGAGAGTACGTCCAGCGGGACGCGATAACGGTCGAACTGCAGGGTAATACCAGCAGCTGGCGGCGCGGCGACGTCGCCGAACTGCGGTTCGACGCGTCCCTCGAGACGGACGCCGAGCACCGGATCGTCGTCAGCACCCACGGCGACGAGGAGACGCTCGAATTCTACGTACCATGACTGACTATCACTCAATCGGACTGACGGGGCGGGATCGCGTGAACAACGCCATCGGCGGCGGCATTCCCGAGGGCAGCGTCGTCCTCATCGAGGGAGAGGACGGCGCCGGCAAGAGTGCGCTCTCCCAGCGGTTCTCCTACGGGATGGCTACCGAGGACGCCTCCGTCACCTACATCTCGACGGAACTCGAGTGCTGGGAGTTCGTCCAGCAGATGAACTCGCTGTCCTACGACGTCGTCGACCTCCTGTTGAACGAACAGTTGCTGTTCCTGCACGCGAACGTCGACACGCACGACAGAGGGCGGAACCGCCAGCTGCTGGCCCGCTTCGCGAGCGCCGAGACCCTCTGGAAGGCCGACGTGGTCTACGTCGACACGCTCTCGGCGCTGTTGCGAAACGATCCCAACTACGAGGCGGTCACCGACGAGGGCGACGAGGACCACGTCATCCAGCGGCTCGTTACCTTCCTCCGGCACGTGACCACGCGGGGCAAGACGGTCGTCCTGACGATCGATCCGACGAGCGTTCGCGACGACGCGCTGCGGCCGCTGCGGAACGTGGCCGACGTCTACTTCCAGATCGAGACGAACGCGGTCGGCCAGGAGATCCGCCGGAAGATTCTCGTTCGTCGGTTCCAGAACATGCGAAACCCCGTCGACGATTCGATCGGCTTCAACGTCCAGCAGGGCCGGGGAATCTCGATCGTCAGTAGAACGGTGGCATAACATGTCCGATTTCGGCACCGCACGACTCGAGAACGAACTGGACGCACTGGCCGACGAGTACCCGCACCTGCGGGAACACCTCGAGTGGTTCTACGAGGAGTACAACGAGTATCCGAAACTGATCGACGAGCCGTCGGGCGAGTGGGAGTCCGATCGGCCGAACGTGATCTACGAGGCCGAGGCACCGATCTTCTGTCACGTCTACGGCGACCTCGGCATCAGTACTACCTACTACTGCGTCGAGCCGACCCTCGAGGGAGCGGACAAGGAGCTGTACGATCGAATCCGGCGACGGATTCTGGACAAGAGCGTCACGCGACCGGCGCCCGGCGACAACGACGAGTTCGAGGAGCATCTCGACGAACTGCTCGACGACGTCGTCGAGGTGACTTCGGGGCTCACCGGCCAGTCGATCGGTCGGCTCAAGTCCCTCGGCACCAGCAAGATCTCCCTCTCGCGGGACCAGTTCGATCGACTCCGGTACCAGCTCCAGCGGGACATCGTCGGGCTCGGGCCGCTGGAACCGGTGATGGTCGACGCGGCCAACGAGGACATCCACGTGATCGGTCCCACGCAGTGTTACCTCGATCACGGCACGTACGGGATGATCGAGGCGACGGTCGACTTCGGCACCCCCGCGGAGTTCGAGCAGTGGCTTCGGAACATGGGCGAGCGGATGAACCACCCGGTCAGCGACTCCGATCCGGTGATCGACGCGACCCTGCCCAACGGCTCGCGTATCAACATCATCTACTCCGACGACGTCTCCGTTCAGGGGCCCTCGATGACGATCCGTCAGGGGGAGGACATTCCGCTGTCGATCCTCCAGATCACGAAGTGGGGGACGCTCAGCCCGGAACTGGCGGCGTATCTGTGGCTCTGCCTCGAGAACGAGCAAACGGTGTTCGTCGTCGGCGAGACGGCCTCCGGGAAGACGACGACGCTGAACGCGATCCTCTCGTTCATTCCACAGGACTCGAAGATCTACACGGCGGAGGACACGGCGGAAGTGTTGCCGCCCCACGACACGTGGCAGCAACTCCTGACGCGCGAGGGGTCGGGCGACGAGTCGGCCGACGTCGACATGTTCGATCTGGTCGCGGCCGCGCTCCGTTCGCGCCCCGACTACATCATCGTGGGCGAGGTCCGCGGGGCGGAGGGACAGATGGCGTTTCAGGCGGCCCAGACGGGTCATCCCGTCATGCTCACGTTCCACGCTAGCGACATCGTCTCGATGATCCAGCGCTTTACCGGGGCCCCGATCAACGTCCCGGAGACGTTCATGGACAACTGCGACGTCGCGCTGTTCCAGAACCGGGTCAAACAGGGCGACGACGTCCTCCGCCGGGTCACTTCGGTCCAGGAGATCGAGGGCTACTCCGACTACGAGGGCGGCGTCGTCACTCGGCAGGCGTTCAAGTGGGACCCCCGCGACGACGAGGTCGCCTTCACGGGTCGAAACAACTCCTACGTGCTGGAAGAACAGATCGCGACCCTGCTGGGCTACCAGGACACCCGCGAGATCTACGACGAACTCGATCGGCGCGCGGAGATCATCCGCCAGCTCATCGACGCCGACGTGCTCGGCTACCACGAGGTCAACGAGGCCATCGCCGGCTTCCAGCGCGACGGCGTCGAGGGACTGCCGATCCAGATCCGCGGTCTCAACCAGTTCGCCTGACGCGTTTCCCGTATCCCGCTTCAACCCCTCCCCCCTAGATCCCACCCCTATGTCGACGGAATCAGAATCGGAACCCCAGCCGACGCCGGACATGAGCGCTCGCTCCCTCCTCGAGTCGCTCAACGCGGCGTACGCGAACATGGGCATGTCCACCGGACGATACCTCCTGCTCGCGATCGCGCCCGGGTTCGGACTGTTCATCGCCACAGTGGTACTGGTGGTCGTCCTGGACCTCTCGCTGTTGGTCGCACTCCCCGTCGTCCTGCTCGGACTGCTGGCGATGGTCGTCGCCGTTATCTACCCGAAACTCGCTCAGGACCGCAAGCGAAAGCAAGTCCGGCAGCGCTTTCACCTCTTCTTGACCCACATCACCGTCCTCTCGATGACGAACATCAACCGCGTCGAGATCTTTCGGACCCTCGCCGAGGAGGACGAGTACGACGCGCTCGCCGAGGAGATGGGCTATCTCGTCGCGCTGGTCGACACCTGGAACCAGAGTCTGGACGACGCCTGTCGGCTGCGGGCCAAACAGACGACGAGCCCCCTCCTGACGGACTTCCTCGAGCGACTCGCCTACACCGTCGGCGGCGGCCAGCAGATCAGCGAGTTCCTGATGGACGAACAGGACACGATCATCCAGCAGTTCGTCACCCGCTACGAGTCGGACCTGGCGAAACTCGACGTGATGAAGGAGCTGTACATGTCGATGATGCTGTCGGTGGCGTTCGTGCTCGTGTTCGCGATCGTGCTGCCGATTCTGATCGGAATCAATCCGACGCTGCTCATCGGCGGGACGATCGCCATGTTCGCGATCGTGCAGGTGGGGTTCGTCTACGCGATCCACGTCGTCTCGCCGTACGACCCGATCTGGTACATCGAGGAGACGGCCGGACGCGGTCCGCTATCGCGGATTCCCCGGGCGCTGGCGATCGGCATCGGGACCAGTCTCGTCCTCGCGACTCTCGTCTTGCTCGTTCTCCTCGGGATCCTGCCGATCGCCGCCGATCGAATCCCGCTGCCGATTCTGGCGGCGATCCCGGTGACGCCGCTGCTGTTGCCCGGTTGGCGCATGCGCCAGGAGGAAGAGCGGGTCAAGGACCGCGACGCCGAGTTCCCCAGCTTTATCCGCGCGCTCGGGACCGTCGAGGGCGTCAAACAGACCTCGACCGGGAACGTCCTAGAGAGCCTGCGCCGCAAGGACTTCGGGGCGCTGACCGCGAACGTCGACGCCCTCTACAAGCGACTCAACATGCGGATCGACAACGTCCGCTCGTGGCGACTGTTCGCCGCCGAGACCGGCTCCTACCTCATCCAGAAGTTCGGCGACATGTACGTCGTCGGCCGACAGATGGGCGGCGATCCGAAGGTGCTGGGGAACGTGATCAACAAGAACCAGAACGAGGTGCTCAAGGTCCGCGAGAAACGCCAGCAGGCGACGACGACGCTCATCGGCGTCCTCTACGGGATCACGGCCTCGAGCGTCTTCGCCTTCTTCATCGGCCTCGAGATCGTCGAGATCATGATGGACATCACCGCCGAGATGAACATGGACGAGATGAACTCCGCCGCGGGGTCGTTCATGCACACCGAACAGTACAACCTCGTCGCGATCGAGTACCTGCTGATCATCACGATCCTCATCAACGCGATGCTGTCGTCGATCATGATCCGGATCACCGACCGCGGCCACCTGATCAGCAGCCTCGTTCACTTCGTCTTCATGACCTGGCTCGGCGCCGTTATCGCCGTCAGCACGCAGTACATTGTCAACTTCGTGATGTAGGTGCCGTCGGTTCGCGACGACTTCGTCGCCGCGTTCGAGTTCCAGCGGTCTCCCGACGGCGCCGACCCGAACGACTGCGAGGACGACTCAGCGCTCGTAATCGGACGAACCTTCTTGATACTCCCCCGACTGCTATCGATAGAGTCCGGAGACGCCGGCCAGCTACCATGTCAGGATCTAAACCGTATCTCGAGACGCTCGAACGATCGGCCGGGCGGACCGACGCGACCATCCAGTGGGCCCGCTTCCTCGGCGAAACGTTCGGGACGACGGGGGCACTCAACTGCCTGCGTTACTACGAGACCCTCGGCTGGATCAGTTCGCTCGTACGCGAACAGATGGTCTCCTATCTGCGGGGCCTCTCGCTGGGCGAAATCCACAATAAACGGTACGACGAACCCACGTCGCTCGAGTACCCGCTCGAGTCGCTCAGCGGGACGCTGTTCAGCGCCCACGCCCAGAGCCTCGAGTACATCGCGACGATCCGCGGCGACGACCTCGAAGAGCACGTGATGATCGCTCGGATGGCCGACCGACGCGTCGAACGCCGGATCGACGAGGACGACGAGTCCGACGACCCCGACGAGATGGTCAGTATCATCCGCGACGGCCCGTCGACGTATTAACCATTCATTTCACGCGTCGCCACAAAACTTATTAGCGAACTCCGGTCTCGTAGCAAAACCGTTCTACTCTGTGGTGACGATTCTAATTACTGATCGAATACGCTGCTATCGGGGCTCTCAGTTCCTAGCGATCCCGAATGGCCTACAAAACAGTTATTTTATAAATCAGGATAACTTCTAATTACGTAATCCCTGTCTGTTCCGTTCCCTGTCGTTTAATATCTGTCAGTGCCAGGGTCACAGTAGTCGTGACTGGGGCCATCGCCGCCGGCGGCAGTGCGTGGCCGACGAGTGGCTCTCCGGTTCCATTCACGCACCCCCCACTGGTGATCGTTAATGCGTGAGGAAACCCCCAATACCGAGTCCGTCTTCGACGAACTGTCGAGGGCGGCGACTGCGGATTCACAGTCGGAATCGTACGATATCTCCCTTGGAACGACGGCGGAGTCGGCCGAGGACGTCGAGCGCGAGCTCGACGAACTAATGGAGCAGGTCAACGCGGCGTTGCCGACCGACGACGTCCAGTTCGACGAGGCGCTGATCAAGGAGAATCTCGACGAGATCCTCCTGCTGCTGATCGCCCTACACGAGGAGACCCACGGGAAGGAACTGCTCTCGGACCTGACCCATCTCTTCGGTGCCCAACTCAGTCCGGGGACCGTCTATCCGAGCCTCCACGACCTGGAGGACGAGGACGTGCTGTCGATGCACGCGAAGGTCCGAACCAAGGAGTACTCCATCGCCGACGAGGAGTTCGTCAGGGCCACCGTCGAGCGAACGATGGTCCAGCACCTGGCCTTCGGGCTCCTGCTGTACGCGTTCCTGCCGCGACTCTGAGACGCGGCGCGGCGGTCGCTCGCCGAGCGTTCGTGTTCCTCCCTCGATCGAACGAGTGTGACTATGAATGGCCGTAGCGACGCCGTTCGCCGGCCGTCGCTACCGTTCCACGCCATCCTGTCTGTCTCTCCGTCGAGACGGACTCCGGCTGCTACCGGTCCTCGAGGTCCTTCGCGATATCGCTCAGGCTGCCACTCGGCGGTTCGTACGCGTCGTAGTAGGTCGTCTCGCCGGGGGCCCGCAGTCCGTAGAGGAAGTCGGGCTCGACGACGTCGATCAGCACCGAGCCGCCCGTCGACACGCTCCCCTCGTCGATCCACTCGACGAGGCGATCCGTCGCGCCGCTCGGATCGCGCGCCGCGTCCGGCGTCTCGTAGACGCCCGGAATCGTGAGGTCGTCGCCGGTCAACGCCCGTTCGACCCGTCCGAACAGCTCTTCTCCCTCGAGGACGAACCGGACGACCTCGTCGGTCGGAAACGCCTCCCGGTCGTCGGCCGGGATCTCGAGGCGCACGCCCGTCGTCGTCTCCGCGCAGGTCGACCGAACCGTCTGCACTGACGGATGGTCGCTCGCAATTCGATCTGCCATGGCCGAAGAAAACTCGTCGGTTACTCGCCGTCCTCGGCGTCGCCCTCGCCGAGCAGTTCGTCGACGTCGGCGCTGCCGCGGTCGACGATCGAGGCGTTGATCTGTGCGACGGCGTCGGAGACCTCGCGGCCCCGAACCGTGATTCGGCGGCGCTCGCCGTCACGGGACGGCTTGTAGCCCGTCTGGCGCTCCTTCATCAGGACCTCCTTGAGGTTCGTGCCCGCGACCTCGGGGTTCAGCGGTCGACCGGCGTCGTCGGAGCCGCCGGTGATCTCGAGCGTGTAGCCGTCGAGACCGACCGCGCCGCCGTCGACTTCCTCGCCGATCGACTTCCCGATAAACCGGTTCGCGTCCTGTTCCTCCGCTTCGAGCTGATAGGACGACCCGGAGTCGGGGTCGCCGACGACGACAGTGAAACTTGCCATACCCGACGGAAGAGGACCGTCGCTCAAAAGAACATCGATCGAACTTTTGCTCTGCGGGCGCGGCTACGCCGCGCCCTCGGCAAAACTTCGATGAAAAGCGCTCCTCCTTTCCCGACGTTCACTTCGTTCACTCCGGGTCAGTCGTCGGCCCGCTCGCTCACTGACTCGCGGCTTGCGCCGCTCGTCTTTCCGCGGCGCTTCGCGCCGCGCATCCGTTCGCTCGCGGTCGTTACTGGTGAACGCCTGCCCTTCCCCGAGTCGGACGGCTCTCGCGATGCTCGAGCCGTCCTCCCGGCCATCGAGATCGGTGTGGCTCCGCTATCGAACGGTTCGAACCGAGCGTCGCGGTCGTCGCCGCTCGAACAGTCAAGTAGCTGCAACGCCTACGGCGACGCGTGTTCATCGATCCCGGGAAACTCGAGGTCCGCTTGCGCGACGAGTTCGGCGGTACGATGGGCCAGTCCCGCGTGGTCGTCCGACAGGCCGTCGACCTCGCCGACGCCGGCCAGTACGAGGACGACGTCGGGGTGCCGCTGACGAACGACGTCGTCGTCGACGAACTCGCGGACGCGCCTGACGGCCCACCGACCGACCGGTGGAACTGGTGGATCGGCTCGCTCGAGATCGCCTACGGCGACTACGGCCGGTTCGGAATCCAACGATATCGCACGGAGGAGTAGCGGTCGGCGTCGGGGTCCGCCGTTGCTCCGCCCGTCGTTGTTCGAACCGAAACGACTTTCCCTCCGCTGCCTGACCACTCGGTCAGTGACTAGCCCAGACACTCGTGACGCGATCATGGGTGCGACGTACGAGGCCCTCTGCGAGGTCGGCTACTCCGATCTCACCGCGCAGGCCATCGCCGATCGGACCGATCGCAGCAAGTCCGCGCTGTTCTATCACTACGACTCGCTCGACGCGCTCGTCGCCGACTTCATCGAGTACCTCCTCGAGGGATTCGACTCGCGCGTCGCGCGGACGCGAGATTGGCCGGCGCTCGAGCGACTCGCGGTCATCGTCGACTGGTTCCTCTCCGGAGCGGACGACGAGCAGTTGGGCTTTCACACCGCCTTGCTCGAACTCCGGGCACAGGCGCCGTACAACGACGCCTTTCGGGACAAACTCCGCGAGAGCGACGACCGTCTTCGAGGGGCGCTCGAAGAGATCCTCCGCGACGGCATCGAGGAGGGCGTTTTTCGAGACCACGATCCGGCGGCCGTGTCGGCGCTGTTGCTCGCGGCCTTCGACGGCGCGCGGATCCGCCAGTTCACGCTCGGTCGCGACGAGTACCTCGAGGCGGTCAAGACGGAGTCCGTCGATCGGATCGTCGCGGACATCCTCGCACCGGGCGTCGAGTTTCCCGCCGACGTCGACGTCGAGTTCCCGCCCGACGACCGACTCTCGCACGGCGCCGACGAGTCGTCGACCGGCGGTGAACCGCGTTCGGATCGGGACGGCGGATCGTCCGGATGACTGACTTCACCGACCCCGCCGCTGTCGACGACCGCGAGGCCCGACACCACGCCGGCGACGAGTATCGGGACGCCCGGCGTCCGCGCTTCGACGAGACGATCGGCGGGCTGGCGGCACCGATCCGGACGCTGGCTACCGCATCGCTGCCGCCCCGGGACCGATCGCTGCCCGCGACGCTGTGTGCCGTCGCCGGCGAAGTCGGATTCGAGGCCACAGACGCCCACACGCGGTCGGACGCGGACCGTATCGGCCGCCTCCTCGAGCCCGTCACCACGTCGGTCACCCTCCTCGAGGGGTACGTCCGACTCCGCCTCGCGCTGGTGGTGAGCGCCGACGACGGTGCCGATCGCGACGCCCCGATCCGCGCAGTCGACTCGGCGCCCGACTGGCTGTCCGGCCTGCTCGCGGAGGCTCAGTTCCCGGCAGACCGGGACGCCGTCCTCCTGGCGAGCGACCGCCTGCACGCCGGCGCCTACGCGACGATCGCCGACGCGCCGCTCGCGGCCGAGCGGCAACTCGAGCTGTATCGCCTGCTGACCGAGGGGTCGTCGGCGCTCGCGCGTCGGTTCCTGGCCCTGTCCGACGCCGATCCGTTCGACGAACGGCGCGCGGCCATCGACGCCTCCGACGTCGAGGCGACGCTCGCCGAGACCGCCGGTGCGCTCGGCGCGGCCGTCGTCGACGCGCCGACCGAAACACGGACGGCGCTGCGGACCTATAGCCACGCGGTGATGACTGCACTCACGTCTCGGTCGCCGAACGCGTCCGATACCGATCTCCGGTCGCGCGCCGTTCGCGTCCTCGCCGGCGAGACGGTCGCGCGAGCGGCGCCGAGCGACGAGAACGGCACCGACGATCCGGTCGTCGAGTCACACCTCGAGCGGGCCCGCGAGGCGCTCGCGTCGCTGACCGGGGCCGTCGAGACGACCGGTGACGGTCCGACACCGCTCGATCGGCTCGAGCGCGCAACGCGGCTGCCGTTTTCCGGGTGAGT from Haloterrigena sp. KLK7 includes these protein-coding regions:
- a CDS encoding flagellar protein G produces the protein MAGDSVSTLILFIAAMLVAAGVAGTLVTNVNDISNSIDTYSGDVRDQIDTDIEIISDPGSDAVYNGTEEAVTVLVKNTGEKTLASDGSDLDVLLNGEYVQRDAITVELQGNTSSWRRGDVAELRFDASLETDAEHRIVVSTHGDEETLEFYVP
- a CDS encoding ATPase domain-containing protein, translated to MTDYHSIGLTGRDRVNNAIGGGIPEGSVVLIEGEDGAGKSALSQRFSYGMATEDASVTYISTELECWEFVQQMNSLSYDVVDLLLNEQLLFLHANVDTHDRGRNRQLLARFASAETLWKADVVYVDTLSALLRNDPNYEAVTDEGDEDHVIQRLVTFLRHVTTRGKTVVLTIDPTSVRDDALRPLRNVADVYFQIETNAVGQEIRRKILVRRFQNMRNPVDDSIGFNVQQGRGISIVSRTVA
- a CDS encoding type II/IV secretion system ATPase subunit; this encodes MSDFGTARLENELDALADEYPHLREHLEWFYEEYNEYPKLIDEPSGEWESDRPNVIYEAEAPIFCHVYGDLGISTTYYCVEPTLEGADKELYDRIRRRILDKSVTRPAPGDNDEFEEHLDELLDDVVEVTSGLTGQSIGRLKSLGTSKISLSRDQFDRLRYQLQRDIVGLGPLEPVMVDAANEDIHVIGPTQCYLDHGTYGMIEATVDFGTPAEFEQWLRNMGERMNHPVSDSDPVIDATLPNGSRINIIYSDDVSVQGPSMTIRQGEDIPLSILQITKWGTLSPELAAYLWLCLENEQTVFVVGETASGKTTTLNAILSFIPQDSKIYTAEDTAEVLPPHDTWQQLLTREGSGDESADVDMFDLVAAALRSRPDYIIVGEVRGAEGQMAFQAAQTGHPVMLTFHASDIVSMIQRFTGAPINVPETFMDNCDVALFQNRVKQGDDVLRRVTSVQEIEGYSDYEGGVVTRQAFKWDPRDDEVAFTGRNNSYVLEEQIATLLGYQDTREIYDELDRRAEIIRQLIDADVLGYHEVNEAIAGFQRDGVEGLPIQIRGLNQFA
- the flaJ gene encoding archaellar assembly protein FlaJ: MSTESESEPQPTPDMSARSLLESLNAAYANMGMSTGRYLLLAIAPGFGLFIATVVLVVVLDLSLLVALPVVLLGLLAMVVAVIYPKLAQDRKRKQVRQRFHLFLTHITVLSMTNINRVEIFRTLAEEDEYDALAEEMGYLVALVDTWNQSLDDACRLRAKQTTSPLLTDFLERLAYTVGGGQQISEFLMDEQDTIIQQFVTRYESDLAKLDVMKELYMSMMLSVAFVLVFAIVLPILIGINPTLLIGGTIAMFAIVQVGFVYAIHVVSPYDPIWYIEETAGRGPLSRIPRALAIGIGTSLVLATLVLLVLLGILPIAADRIPLPILAAIPVTPLLLPGWRMRQEEERVKDRDAEFPSFIRALGTVEGVKQTSTGNVLESLRRKDFGALTANVDALYKRLNMRIDNVRSWRLFAAETGSYLIQKFGDMYVVGRQMGGDPKVLGNVINKNQNEVLKVREKRQQATTTLIGVLYGITASSVFAFFIGLEIVEIMMDITAEMNMDEMNSAAGSFMHTEQYNLVAIEYLLIITILINAMLSSIMIRITDRGHLISSLVHFVFMTWLGAVIAVSTQYIVNFVM
- a CDS encoding FlaD/FlaE family flagellar protein, coding for MSGSKPYLETLERSAGRTDATIQWARFLGETFGTTGALNCLRYYETLGWISSLVREQMVSYLRGLSLGEIHNKRYDEPTSLEYPLESLSGTLFSAHAQSLEYIATIRGDDLEEHVMIARMADRRVERRIDEDDESDDPDEMVSIIRDGPSTY
- a CDS encoding helix-turn-helix transcriptional regulator, which produces MREETPNTESVFDELSRAATADSQSESYDISLGTTAESAEDVERELDELMEQVNAALPTDDVQFDEALIKENLDEILLLLIALHEETHGKELLSDLTHLFGAQLSPGTVYPSLHDLEDEDVLSMHAKVRTKEYSIADEEFVRATVERTMVQHLAFGLLLYAFLPRL
- a CDS encoding 30S ribosomal protein S6e codes for the protein MASFTVVVGDPDSGSSYQLEAEEQDANRFIGKSIGEEVDGGAVGLDGYTLEITGGSDDAGRPLNPEVAGTNLKEVLMKERQTGYKPSRDGERRRITVRGREVSDAVAQINASIVDRGSADVDELLGEGDAEDGE
- a CDS encoding TetR/AcrR family transcriptional regulator — protein: MTSPDTRDAIMGATYEALCEVGYSDLTAQAIADRTDRSKSALFYHYDSLDALVADFIEYLLEGFDSRVARTRDWPALERLAVIVDWFLSGADDEQLGFHTALLELRAQAPYNDAFRDKLRESDDRLRGALEEILRDGIEEGVFRDHDPAAVSALLLAAFDGARIRQFTLGRDEYLEAVKTESVDRIVADILAPGVEFPADVDVEFPPDDRLSHGADESSTGGEPRSDRDGGSSG